TGGAGGCGCCCGCGCTGACCATGGGCCTGGCCGTTCAGCCCTCCGTCCTGGAGGACATCGGCAAGAACCGCGGCTTCGACGGTCGCGGACTCCTCGCCCGGTTCTTGTACGCCCTGCCGACGTCCCTCGTGGGCTACCGGCAGATCAACCCGGCGGCCGTCCCGGAAACCGTGGCCGCCGCATATGAGCGCGACGTCACGTCCCTGACGCTCTCCCTCGCCGACCTCAGCCAGCCTCTCGTCCTCCAGCTCTCACCGGCCGCCAACGAAACCCTGATGGCCTACGAGCACCGCATCGAGCCGCAGCTTCGGGCCAGGGGCGGCAGGCTCGGTCACGTCGCCAAGTGGGCGGGCAAACTGATCGGTACGACGGCACGGATCGCCGGACTCCTGCACCTGGCCGCCCACCTTCAGGACGGCTACGGCCGCCCCGTCGACGCGGACACCATGACGGCCGCCATCGAGGTGGGCGACTACTTCACGGATCACGCCTTGGTCGTCTTCGACCTTATGGGCGCCGACGCGGCGCAGGCCCGCGCCCGCTCGCTACTGGACGTGCTCACGGCCAACGGATGGGACACCGTCTCCCGACGGGACTTGTTCGCCAAGCTGTCCCGCTCGGAGTTCCCGACCGTGGCCGACATGGAGCCGGCCGTCAGTCTCCTGGAGGAACACGGCTACCTGCGCACCCACGTGCCGCCCCGCAACGGCAAGCGCGGACGCCCGCCGGCTCCCCGGTACCTCATCCACCCCCAGGTGCGGGAGGGCAACGCATGACGCCCCTCACCATGGCCCCCGCCGCGTGCCTGCCGCACAAACCGCAGAATCCGCGGAAAGACGGCCGCATGCCTGTTGATCAGCGACGACATGGCATGGGTGCGCTCGTCGCAGAAAGCGATGTAACGGCCGCACAAATCACTCCGACCACCCGAACGGGTACTGCCCTGCCCTCCTGCTCGGCTTTTTGCGGAGCTTCCTTCGACTTCTGCGGCGGCAACGCTGGAGTCCTCAAAGAGCCAGGTCACAGCACAGACGAAGGGGTTTCTGCGGATTGTGCGGTTTCTGCGGCAGCCCCACCCCTGATCGGGAACCAACCGAGGAGGCACCAGAGGGTGACAGCCGTGTCCGGAGCGCGGGACGAGAAGCTGACCATCAAGGAAGTCATCGCCGATCTCAAGGTGGCCCCGGCAACCTTCTACCGGTGGCGTCAACTCGGCAAAGCACCTCGCTCGATCAAGCTGCCCAACGGGGACGTGCGCATCCGCCGGTCTGAGTACGAACGGTGGCTCACGGAGCGGGAGGAGGCGGCGTGAACGGAACAAACGAAACACCAGTCGTGCAGCCTCGCGGGTCGGCTCGACTGGGGTATTCCTTGGACATCCGGCTGTGGAAGGTCACCAAGACGGGCCGTAAATCGCGGCCTTACCGTCTGCGTTGGGTGGTCGGAGGTCAAGTGCATGGCGCCACCTTTGCGACGTCGGCCCTTGCGGACAGTCGTCGTTCGGAGTTGCGGCAGGCCATGCGACGTGGTGAGGCATTCGAGATCGCCTCGGGATTGCCTGAGTCGGAAGTACGTGCGGCAGCGGAAGCCCGAAACGCCGAGCCCCAGTTGCGGTGGTTCGAGTTTTGCCGGAAGTACGTGGCCGGACGGTGGCGTACGAGTGCGGCTAAGAGCCGAGAAAGCATGGCGGACAGCCTCGCGACCGTTTCCCTGGCCATGGTGAAACGCGGCCAGACCATCCCTGCGGACAAGTCCTTGCGACTGGCATTCCGGTGGGCGATCATACCGGCGAACGCCGAAGACGAGCCGCCGGCGGATCTGAGGGCCGCGTACGACTGGGTAACGGCATCAGATCGTCCCGTTGTCGACCTGGCCGACGCAGTGGTGTTCGAGGACGTGATGTACCGGCTCAGTTACCGCCTGGACGGGACCCCGGCCGCCGGCGAGACGTACAAGCGACGGCGCCGCGCCCTGAATACCGCCCTCGAATACGCCGTGGCGACCGGGGAGCTTCCCGAGAATCCCTTGCAGCGGGCCGGCAGGAAGCGTGTGGGCTCCACGGACACGGTGGACCGGCGCGTTCTGGTAAACGCCGTACAG
The nucleotide sequence above comes from Streptomyces sp. TS71-3. Encoded proteins:
- a CDS encoding AlpA family transcriptional regulator — its product is MSGARDEKLTIKEVIADLKVAPATFYRWRQLGKAPRSIKLPNGDVRIRRSEYERWLTEREEAA